GCCTCCCCGAGGATAAAACGTTTTTGCCAAAACGTTTAAATTACACGACTTCAAAATATTTCCAAAGCATAAAAGTAGGTGTGAGAACATGACGACCCCGATGGAGAGGCTCAAGAACAAGATAACGAAGGAGGTTCTGTGGCTCTACATCCTGAGGCTCCTGAAGGAGAGGCCCATGTACGCGTACGAGCTCAAGGAGAGGATAAGGGAAGCCTTCAACTTCGAGCCCGCAACGGTCAGTTCATACGTCGTCCTCTACAAACTGGAGAAGGACGGCTACGTTACCGCGGAGTGGCAGGAGAGCGAAACTGGGAAGCCGTCGAGGAAGTACTACAGGCTCACCCCAGAGGGCGAGAAGCTCTTCGAGGAAGGAATAGCCTTTCTTGAGGACATGCTCTCGAAGCTCAAGGAGTGAATTTCTCCAAACTTTCTCAGTTTAATATGCGTAGAAAAGTGCAAAAGAGAAACCTTTGAGGGCAGAGCCCTCAGCGTCCCATTCCACCGCGCGGCTCTCTCGCCTTCGGGCGGAGACCCTTGTAGCCGCACTTCCTGCACTTCTTGGCCTTCCACGGGTTGGTAGCGCCGCAGCGCATGCAGATGTACTTCCTAAAGATTCTGGCCTCAGCCTCTGGGAATCTCGCCATCGTGATCACCTCATGATCTTAATCCAACACACCTACCGCAACGGACTTTTAAAGCTTTGGTGCGGGGGACGGGATTCGAACCCGCGTAGCCCTGCGGCAGCGGATCTTAAGTCCGCCCCCTTTGGCCAGGCTCGGGCACCCCCGCGCGAGGGAGTGTAAAGCGAGGGGAATTAAAAGCTTTCCCCCTCAGGTTCTGATGATCCTCATCTCAAAGTCCTCAACCGGAACCTTGAAGTCCTCCCTGCTCTCTATCTCCTTCCTGTTGTAGAGTACCTCCCTCGCGAGGATCCAGTAGATGAGCGCGAGAGCCTTCCTACCCTTGTTGTTGGTCGGAATCGCAACGTCGACGTAGCTGAGGAAGTTCTCGGTGTCGACGAGGGCCACTATCGGGATTCCTATCTCGATGGCCTCCTTCATGGCCTGGTGGTCGGCCCTCGGGTCGGTGACTATAAGGACGTCCGGCTCCATGAAGTTCTTGACCTTCGGGTTGGTCATGGTTCCCGGCAGGAAACGGCCCGGAATGGCCCTGGCGCCGGTGACGTCGCCGAACTTCTTGACCGGCTTCTGACCGTAGAGCCTGACACTGACGGCGAGGATGTTCGCCGGGTCGAACTTGGCCAGGAACTTGCCGGCAACGCGGAGCCTCTCGTCGGTCTTCCTGACGTCAAGGACGTAGAGACCGTCCTGTCTAACGCGGTATATGAACTTCTTCATGTCCTGGGTCTTCTGCTGGGTGCCGATGTGGACACCGGCGGCAAGGTACTGGTCGAGTGGAACAAGGTATTCCTCCATTCTTCACACCTCCTCATCCTTCAAAGGTTATTATCCTACCCCTTTCACCCAAATCTTCGGCTATTCTTATCAGCTCGTTCAGCTTGGCGATGGAGTCCCCCCGGAGCACCATCGCCGGGCAGCGCAGACCCACCGCGAGGTGGGCCAATGCCTCATCGGAGGACTCGTAGCGAGCCTCCGCGAGGATGGGGGTTATCCTCTCCGACTTCGCGTCGTTCACGAGGTTGTATAAGTCGGTGAGCGTGCCTAGGTTTATCGGCTTTATTGACAGGGCGTTGTAGTAGCGCCTGTCGAGTATGTCCTTCTCGCGGAAGAGGTGCTCGCCATCAACGAACACCCCGTGGGTGCCTGCTATGAGCTCGAGGAAGAGCTCCTCGTCGCCGAGAGGCTTTATGTAGGCGACGTTGTTGTCCTCAACCAGGGAGAGTACCTCCTCGGTCTCCATCGGAACCTTCTGCACGAGCCCGATGGCAACTTCGAGGCCGAGCTCGTCGGTTGCCTTTTCCGTGGCCTTCGAAAAGGCCTCCACCGTTCCGGTTTCCGCGTGCTCAAGGACCTTGTTGGCGGCGTCGACGACGTCGGTTATCTCCATGAGGTCTCGGACCATCACGTAGTAGTCGAAGGCCTCACCGCTCGCTATCTCAAGGATTGGAACCGGCAGCTCGGTCGTGAAGGTGCCGCCGATATAGCTGTACAGGGGCATCCTCTTGACGCTTGCGGCTGCCTTGGCGACCGCTATCGAGACGGCCAAAGCCGTGTTGGCCCCGATGTGGCTGAAGTCCTCGGTGCCGTCTATCTCCCAGAGGTAGCTGTCTATGAGCTCCTGCTCGCCCGCGTCGAAGCCTATCAGCTCGGGCCCGATTATCTCGTCAACTTCGCTCACGGCGCGGTGAGCCTCGGCTATGTAGAGGCTCGGGTTCTCGTCCACGGGCGCGGCAAATCTTCCAAAGCCCGAGCTCGTTATGACGTCTACCTCGACGGAGTACTTTCCACCCTTGAGCACCGCGACCCTGCCGATTACGTTCTCTATCACGGTCATCTTTCATCAGCTCGGCCTGATTACGGTGAGCGGGATTATGCCTTTCTCGAACTCGAGCAGCGCGGCGTCGAGCGGCGTGATTCCTTCCGGGACGTCGATGAGTATGGGCGCACCCATCGCTATCTGGAGGGCCCTTGCTCCAATTATACGGGCCTTTTCAAACCTCGTGTACCTGAACATTCCAACCACCCGTGCAAATTTTGGTGGGGCCGCCGGGATTTGAACCCGGGTCTCCGGCACCCCAAGCCGGGAGGATAGACCAAGCTACCCCACGGCCCCCCAGAAATGTGGTTTTTCAGTATACTCTGTAAACCATTACCTGGTCGATGAGCTCGACGTGGCTCAGCAGGGTTCTCCTGCAGCAGTACCTCTCGATCCCGAGGTCGTCGAGGACCTTCTCGGGATCCTCGCCCTTCTCAACCCGGGCCTTGAATTCATAGTATTTGTCCCCTATGACCTTTCCACACGTGAAGCACCTGACGGGAACTATCACCCGTATCACCTTCTCGAATGAATATTAAAGGAAAGCCATCAGCGGTAGGACTTCTGCCTCTTGGCGCGCGGACCCTTGGTTGAGCGGTTGGGCTTGTGCGGCTCGGTTCTCCTGCTGTCCCCGACGAGCATGGTCCTGTCGTACTTCATAAACTTTTCCTTGAGGTTCATGTCGTTCGTCCACTCGACGAGAGCCCTTGCTATAGCAACGCGGGCAGCCTCGGCCTGTCCCATGAAGCCTCCGCCCTCGACCTTAACGTCTATGTCGACCTTGCTGACTATCTCCTCGCCAGCGAGGACGAGCGGCTCCATGATGGTGAAGCGCGCTATCTCGGGCTCGATTATCTCAACGGGCTTGTGGTTGATCCTGACGCGGCCCTTTCCTTCCCTTATGGTGGCCCTCGCGATGGCCGTCTTTCTCTTACCAGCAGTCTGGATGACCTTCATTTTCTCTCACCTCAGAACTTTCCACCGAGGAACTTGGCAACCTCGCCAACGGTAACGTACTTCGGAGTTGCGAGCCTTGACATGTGGGCCTCGATTATGGTCTCAAGCTCCTTGCCCTCGAACTCCTTCGGAACTCCGGCGTAAACCTTGAGCCTCTTGAAGGCCTTCCTTCCGCGGTCGGTCTTCCAGGGGAGCATTCCCCTGACGGTTCTCCTGACTATCTCGTCACTCCTCTTCGGATAGAACGGACCCTTCCTCGGGTTGGTCCTGGTTCTCAGCTCGGTTCTCTGCTTGTACTTGGCGAAGATGTCCTCGCGGTTTCCGGTGATGATGGCCTTGTCAGCGTTGACTATGACGACTTCCTCGCCCTCGAGGAGCATCTTGGCAACCTTCGAGGCGAGCCTTCCGAGTATGAGTCCTTCAGCGTTAATTATCCTCATGGCCCATCACTCCATTATGATTACTCCACTACCCTTCGGGTTCCTCTCGATGAGCTCCTCAATAGTGAGGACCTCTCCACCGGCCTCGACTATCTTCTTCTTGGCCGTCTCGCTGAACTTCCAAGCGGCAACGGTGACCTTGTGCTCAAGCTTTCCTGCACCGAGGACGCTTCCCGGGACGATGATGGTGTCGCCCTCCTTGGTGTAGCGGTTGATCCTGCTGATGTTTACTTCAGCCCTCTGCCTCCTGGGCCTCTCAAGGCGCCAGGCTATGTCCTTCCATATCTTAACCCCTTCTTCGTTAGACTTCTTTCTGAGGTAGCGGATGAGCCTCCTCAGGTTGATGTCAGTGGGTCCGGTTCTCTTGACCATGAACATACCTCCTTAACGCTCTCTCGCAGGTGGGAAACCGACAGGTCCAACGGGGTGAGCGTAAATACTGGTGCGGGGGCGGGGATTTGAACCCCGGAACCCCTACGGGACGGGACCCTGAATCCCGCGCCTTTGACCAGGCTCGGCAACCCCCGCGTCAGTCGGACGCTAATTTATGGAGTTCGCTTATAAATCTATCGCTCTTCCTCATGAGGATTTTGAGGGCTATGGCCACGATTTCCTCAACGGGGAGCTCTCCGTTGGTCTCCACGGTAAACACGAACGCCCCGGGAACTACCTCTTCCCGTATCTTATCACCTTGGTAGGCCTCGAACTTTCTCGGCAGGTAGAAGGCCTTGGTGGTCGTGATGATGAACTCCTCCTCGGTCTCCTCGACCGGAAGGCCGCGCCTCTCGGCGAGCTTCTTAAGCTCCTCCCAGTCGGGAATCTCCTTGCTCACGTGAATCTTCGTCAGGTACTTGTAGTAGACGAAGCCGGGCTGCCACTTGGCGTGATCCCTGCCGCGGCCGAGCTTGGCGTAGGCGTTGAGCGTAAGCCTCTGCCCCTCCGCGAGCTTGACTATCGGTATGTCAGGGTTGGCGGGCTTGACGCCCTCATCGTCGCTCTTGAGGTCACCGGAGTAAACCATTCCCGGCCCTTCAGCCTCAAGGGAGAGCGTGACGGTGTAGTCGTCGAGCTCAAGGGCATCCAGCGAGAATCTCTCAACCGGGGTGGTGAGCGGAATCATCGCCAGCCTGTGGGCGATTATCTCGTCAAAAAGGGCTGAATCGTTCTCGAAGAACTCGACCTCGTCAACGGCGAAGGTGGGAACCTCGGCAAGGATGGTTCTCCTCAGGGCGTTGGCGAAGGGAACGTCAACTCCCTCGACGAGGAACTTAATCGAGTCCTCCCTTTTCTCAAGAATCTGAAACTTTGGCTCCATCGGCATCACCAAAAAAGAAGTTGTTGGGGGTCAGACGCGCCTGCCCCTTCTTCCGCCCTTCGGCCTGGTGCCGTCGTGCGGAATCGGAGTGACGTCCTCAACCCTTCCTATCCTCAGACCGGCCCTAGCGAGCGCACGTATGGCTGCCTGGGCACCCGGTCCGGGGCTCTTGCTCCTGCTTCCACCGGGGGCGCGAACCTTGATGTGAACGCCGACGAAGCCCTTCTCCATGGCCTCCTCGGCGGCCCTTCTGGCGGCAATCATGGCCGCGTACGGGGAGGGCTCGTCCCTGTCTGCCTTGACGACCATACCACCGCTCCACCTGCTGACGGTCTCGGCCCCGGTGAGGTCGGTGATGTGGATGATGGTGTTGTTGTAGGAGGAGTAGATGTGGGCAACTCCCCACTTCTCCTTCTTCTTAAGGTTAACCTGCTGCTGAACTTCCTCACTCATGAGGCCTCACCCTGCTTAGCCTGTTCAATAACCATCCTCTCGGGGTGGCTCTCCTTCGCGAAAGGAGAGGTCTTCGAGTAGGTTATGGCGTCTTCCTCCTCCCTGAGGACGAGGTATCCCGGGGAGCGGATGATCTGTCCGTTGACCTCGATGTGGCCGTGGACTATGAGCTGCCTGGCCTGCCTGATGGTCCTGGCGAGGCCCTTCTTGTAGACGAGGGTCTGAAGGCGCCTGTCGAGGACGTCCTCAACGGTGAGTGAGAGAACGTCATCCAGGACGGCATCGGCCGGAAGGAGGCCAAGCCTGTTGAGCCTCTGGAGGAGCTGAACCCTCTCGACCTCTGCCTGCTTGCCGCGGGCAGCTAGTAGGCGCCTGGCCCTACGCCTGAACTCCTTGAGCTGGGTCTCGTGGCGCCAGAGCTCCTTCTTGTTCTTGAGGGCGTACTTCCTCATGAGGACTCTCTCGCGGTCGAGCCTCTCCTTAATCCAGGGGTGAGAGGGAGTCTCGTACCTCTTCCTCTGCCTCTTAGGGTCTCCCATCTAAACCACCTCACTTCTTCTTCCTTCTCACGCCAATGGTCGAGCCGTGCCTGAAGTTCGACCTGGTCCTCTGTCCGCGGAGCGGAAGGCCGAGCTCGTGCCTTATGCCGCGGTAAGCGCGTATTCTCCTGAGTCTGTTGACATCCTCACGCCAGGCCATGACGAGCTTGGCGGTGATGAGGTGCATGTCCTTGCCAGTCTCGTAGTCCTTCGGCCTGTTGACTGCCCATGCGGGTATACCGTGGGCGATCGGGTCTTCGAGCACCTTCTCAATCTTCTTGACCTGCTCGTCGGTGAGGTAACCGGTCTTCATGTACGGGTCGATTCCTGCAACCCTGAGCACCATCGTAGCGAAGTTTATGCCTATACCCCTAATGCCCGTAAGGGCCCATCTCAACTGCTTATTTCCGTCCAAATCAACTCCCGCTACACGGACGATGTGTCTGAAGTTGTCCGTCATTACGAATACACCTCCATCTCAATCCTTCATAGAGGATTTTGGCGCCGGGACGGGGATTTGAACCCCGGTGTCCAAGCGGACACGGGCTCTCAAGGCCCGCGCCATCCCAGGCTAGGCGATCCCGGCATACACGCGGTAGCCGCTCCCCTTCGCCAGCTCTCTCACTTCGGTGAAGTGGTCATCCATTAGAGCCTTAATATACTTTGCCCCCTGCTTCGTCTTAATTACCAGTTGCAGGAGGCCTCCATCGTTGAGATGCCGGGGAGCGTTTATAACTATTTCCCTCAGCACTTCCTTTCCCGCGTGCACCGGGGGGTTAGTGATGATTGCGTCGAACTTTTCGCCCCTAACGGGTTCGTAGAGGCTTCCCCATCTCACCTCGGCGTTTCTAACGCCGTTGATTTTTAAATTTTTCCTCGCCATCTTCACGGCCCTTCTGTTCACGTCGGTCATGACGACGTAGTCCACGAAGCGCGATGCAACGATTCCTACCGCCCCGTAGCCGCAGCCCAGATCGAGGATGCGCCAGCCCTTGTCAAGTATCATGCTCTCTATGAGCAGTTCGGTTCCCCTATCAAGCTTCCCGAAGGAAAAGACCCCACTGGCGGTTATGAACTTGAAACACTGTCCCCTAAGGCAGACCTCTATGGTCCTCGTCTTCAGAGGGACGTTGGGCTCCTCGGAGTAGTAGTGGCTCATGTGCGGTGGTTCGTTGAGGGGTTTATAAAGATGAACCCCCGGCCAAACGCCAGAGGGTGTCCCCAACCACGGCCCCAGCGAGCATGAAGGTCGCTCCGAGTGCCATAACGATTAGGACCTTCCTAACCCCCAGCGGTGCCGGACTATCCGTCCCCGGAGTATAAGCCGACAGTATCATGCCGTAGAGGCCCATCGCACCCCCGCCGAGCAGCACCAAACTGCTCCAGGCACCGTTCAGGACTATCTCAACGAAGAATCCAAAGAGCGCTCCAAAGAGGAAGAACTCACCGCGCGACATCGGCGCCATACGATGAGCCAGGTAAAGCCCCGTTCCAATCCCCATGAAGACCGGAACGGCTATCGTCAGGTCGTGCGCTAGGCTCGTCGCTTTTCCACCTAGGCCGCCGCCGTTCAGGGTCACTAGGGTTTCCTCAAACAGGGCCATCAGAAGAACGGCAAGGAGATACGTGAAACTTGGATGGTCCTCAAACCACTCCGATTTTCCAAAAACCTTAGGTAAAGCCACCGCCACGAGCCACATGAGGAGGAGTATCCCCGAGCTGAGAACGTTTCTTGGGGAGTGCTCAAGAAGGCCGAGGAGCAGAAAGAGCAGAACATCGAGCCAAAACCAGAGGAGGACAAACCTCACGGAAAGCCGTACCCCTCGAGTCTCAACCGGGGAAGAAAAGACATCGAGAAAGTGAAAAAGCCGGGACAAGTGCCTCACCACAGCTTCGGATACCAGTCCCTCGGCATGAAGACCTTGTCCACGTCGACCGCTATTCCCTTGCTCCGCTGGAGCATCTCGCCGCTCGTCATAGTGGCCTTTCCGAGGGCAACCAGCTCATCTTTAAGGGTCATGACGGCGACGAGGTCACCCTTCTTGATGCCCTTGTTGAGCTTCACTATTCCCGGAACGGCCAGATCGGCGCCGTAGGTTACGGCGGCAACGGCAGAGTCCCTAATCCACACCTTGGGGAGATGCTCAACGGCTTTCTCCATCGGCTGGATGGCCTTCCTGAAGTACTCTTCGATGCCGTCGTCCTTCCAGAAGTGGTAGTAGTCTATGAGGTCGTGGAGCGTCACGAGGGTTTCGTCCTCCTTGAAGGGACCGCTCCTCGTCCTCCTCAGCTCGGCCATGTGCGCTCCAACGCCCAAGGCAAGGCCAATGTGGTGGATGAGTGACCTTATGTAGGTTCCGGCCTCGACCCCA
The Thermococcus radiotolerans genome window above contains:
- a CDS encoding DNA-directed RNA polymerase subunit D, which produces MEPKFQILEKREDSIKFLVEGVDVPFANALRRTILAEVPTFAVDEVEFFENDSALFDEIIAHRLAMIPLTTPVERFSLDALELDDYTVTLSLEAEGPGMVYSGDLKSDDEGVKPANPDIPIVKLAEGQRLTLNAYAKLGRGRDHAKWQPGFVYYKYLTKIHVSKEIPDWEELKKLAERRGLPVEETEEEFIITTTKAFYLPRKFEAYQGDKIREEVVPGAFVFTVETNGELPVEEIVAIALKILMRKSDRFISELHKLASD
- a CDS encoding 50S ribosomal protein L40e, which encodes MARFPEAEARIFRKYICMRCGATNPWKAKKCRKCGYKGLRPKAREPRGGMGR
- a CDS encoding DNA-directed RNA polymerase subunit K, yielding MFRYTRFEKARIIGARALQIAMGAPILIDVPEGITPLDAALLEFEKGIIPLTVIRPS
- a CDS encoding PadR family transcriptional regulator, whose protein sequence is MTTPMERLKNKITKEVLWLYILRLLKERPMYAYELKERIREAFNFEPATVSSYVVLYKLEKDGYVTAEWQESETGKPSRKYYRLTPEGEKLFEEGIAFLEDMLSKLKE
- the rplM gene encoding 50S ribosomal protein L13 → MRIINAEGLILGRLASKVAKMLLEGEEVVIVNADKAIITGNREDIFAKYKQRTELRTRTNPRKGPFYPKRSDEIVRRTVRGMLPWKTDRGRKAFKRLKVYAGVPKEFEGKELETIIEAHMSRLATPKYVTVGEVAKFLGGKF
- a CDS encoding DNA-directed RNA polymerase subunit N; this translates as MIVPVRCFTCGKVIGDKYYEFKARVEKGEDPEKVLDDLGIERYCCRRTLLSHVELIDQVMVYRVY
- a CDS encoding 30S ribosomal protein S11; amino-acid sequence: MSEEVQQQVNLKKKEKWGVAHIYSSYNNTIIHITDLTGAETVSRWSGGMVVKADRDEPSPYAAMIAARRAAEEAMEKGFVGVHIKVRAPGGSRSKSPGPGAQAAIRALARAGLRIGRVEDVTPIPHDGTRPKGGRRGRRV
- a CDS encoding 30S ribosomal protein S13 produces the protein MTDNFRHIVRVAGVDLDGNKQLRWALTGIRGIGINFATMVLRVAGIDPYMKTGYLTDEQVKKIEKVLEDPIAHGIPAWAVNRPKDYETGKDMHLITAKLVMAWREDVNRLRRIRAYRGIRHELGLPLRGQRTRSNFRHGSTIGVRRKKK
- a CDS encoding 50S ribosomal protein L18e, with the translated sequence MVKRTGPTDINLRRLIRYLRKKSNEEGVKIWKDIAWRLERPRRQRAEVNISRINRYTKEGDTIIVPGSVLGAGKLEHKVTVAAWKFSETAKKKIVEAGGEVLTIEELIERNPKGSGVIIME
- a CDS encoding 30S ribosomal protein S4, producing MGDPKRQRKRYETPSHPWIKERLDRERVLMRKYALKNKKELWRHETQLKEFRRRARRLLAARGKQAEVERVQLLQRLNRLGLLPADAVLDDVLSLTVEDVLDRRLQTLVYKKGLARTIRQARQLIVHGHIEVNGQIIRSPGYLVLREEEDAITYSKTSPFAKESHPERMVIEQAKQGEAS
- the rpsB gene encoding 30S ribosomal protein S2 codes for the protein MEEYLVPLDQYLAAGVHIGTQQKTQDMKKFIYRVRQDGLYVLDVRKTDERLRVAGKFLAKFDPANILAVSVRLYGQKPVKKFGDVTGARAIPGRFLPGTMTNPKVKNFMEPDVLIVTDPRADHQAMKEAIEIGIPIVALVDTENFLSYVDVAIPTNNKGRKALALIYWILAREVLYNRKEIESREDFKVPVEDFEMRIIRT
- a CDS encoding class I SAM-dependent methyltransferase; this translates as MSHYYSEEPNVPLKTRTIEVCLRGQCFKFITASGVFSFGKLDRGTELLIESMILDKGWRILDLGCGYGAVGIVASRFVDYVVMTDVNRRAVKMARKNLKINGVRNAEVRWGSLYEPVRGEKFDAIITNPPVHAGKEVLREIVINAPRHLNDGGLLQLVIKTKQGAKYIKALMDDHFTEVRELAKGSGYRVYAGIA
- a CDS encoding 30S ribosomal protein S9, whose translation is MKVIQTAGKRKTAIARATIREGKGRVRINHKPVEIIEPEIARFTIMEPLVLAGEEIVSKVDIDVKVEGGGFMGQAEAARVAIARALVEWTNDMNLKEKFMKYDRTMLVGDSRRTEPHKPNRSTKGPRAKRQKSYR